A region of Arabidopsis thaliana chromosome 5, partial sequence DNA encodes the following proteins:
- the BETA-UP gene encoding beta-ureidopropionase (beta-ureidopropionase (BETA-UP); FUNCTIONS IN: beta-ureidopropionase activity; INVOLVED IN: nitrogen compound metabolic process, uracil catabolic process, cellular response to nitrogen levels; LOCATED IN: cytosol; EXPRESSED IN: 24 plant structures; EXPRESSED DURING: 13 growth stages; CONTAINS InterPro DOMAIN/s: Nitrilase/cyanide hydratase and apolipoprotein N-acyltransferase (InterPro:IPR003010); BEST Arabidopsis thaliana protein match is: nitrilase-like protein 1 (TAIR:AT2G27450.2); Has 6588 Blast hits to 6556 proteins in 1697 species: Archae - 146; Bacteria - 4263; Metazoa - 430; Fungi - 262; Plants - 305; Viruses - 11; Other Eukaryotes - 1171 (source: NCBI BLink).): MDHMISENGETSAEGSICGYDSLHQLLSANLKPELYQEVNRLLLGRNCGRSLEQIVLPESAKALSSKHDFDLQAASFSADKEQMRNPRVVRVGLIQNSIALPTTAPFSDQTRGIFDKLKPIIDAAGVAGVNILCLQEAWTMPFAFCTRERRWCEFAEPVDGESTKFLQELAKKYNMVIVSPILERDIDHGEVLWNTAVIIGNNGNIIGKHRKNHIPRVGDFNESTYYMEGDTGHPVFETVFGKIAVNICYGRHHPLNWLAFGLNGAEIVFNPSATVGELSEPMWPIEARNAAIANSYFVGSINRVGTEVFPNPFTSGDGKPQHNDFGHFYGSSHFSAPDASCTPSLSRYKDGLLISDMDLNLCRQYKDKWGFRMTARYEVYADLLAKYIKPDFKPQVVSDPLLHKNST, translated from the exons ATGGATCATATGATATCAGAAAACGGAGAAACAAGTGCCGAAGGATCGATTTGCGGCTATGATTCGCTGCATCAACTCTTATCAGCGAATCTTAAGCCCGAGCTCTATCAG GAGGTAAACCGGTTGCTCCTTGGACGTAACTGTGGGAGATCGCTTGAACAGATTGTTCTGCCGGAGTCTGCTAAAGCCTTGTCttcaaaacatgattttgatcTCCAG GCTGCTAGCTTTTCAGCTGATAAAGAGCAAATGAGAAATCCTCGAGTGGTCAGAGTTGGTCTCATTCAAAACTCCATTGCTCTTCCAACCACTGCTCCATTCTCGGACCAAACAAGAGGAATATTCGACAAGTTGAAGCCGATAATCGATGCTGCGGGTGTTGCTGGTGTTAACATACTGTGCTTGCAG GAAGCTTGGACCATGCCATTTGCATTTTGCACTAGGGAGAGGAGATGGTGTGAGTTTGCAGAGCCTGTTGATGGCGAATCGACAAAGTTTCTTCAAGAACTCGCTAAAAAGTATAACATGGTGATTGTTAGTCCTATTCTCGAAAGAGATATTGATCACGGTGAAGTGCTTTGGAATACCGCTGTGATTATAGGGAATAATGGAAATATCATTGGCAAGCATCGAAAG AACCATATACCTAGGGTAGGAGATTTCAACGAGAGCACCTATTACATGGAAGGAGACACAGGCCATCCTGTGTTTGAGACGGTGTTTGGGAAAATTGCggttaatatatgttatgGCAGACACCATCCTCTGAATTGGTTAGCTTTTGGTCTAAATGGTGCAGAGATTGTCTTCAACCCTTCAGCAACTGTTGGTGAACTCAGTGAACCAATGTGGCCTATTGAG GCACGAAATGCCGCAATAGCAAACAGTTACTTTGTTGGATCCATTAACCGAGTTGGAACCGAAGTATTCCCCAATCCTTTTACGTCAGGTGATGGAAAACCGCAACACAATGATTTCGGGCATTTCTATGGGTCAAGCCATTTTTCTGCACCAGATGCTTCTTGCACACCGTCTTTGTCCCGTTACAAAGATGGTTTATTGATCTCGGACATGGATCTCAATCTCTGCCGGCAATACAAGGACAAGTGGGGATTTAGAATGACTGCAAGATACGAAGTCTATGCCGATCTTTTGGCAAAGTACATAAAGCCAGACTTCAAGCCTCAAGTCGTCTCTGACCCATTGCTCCACAAGAATTCtacataa
- a CDS encoding Inositol monophosphatase family protein (Inositol monophosphatase family protein; FUNCTIONS IN: phosphoric ester hydrolase activity; INVOLVED IN: carbohydrate metabolic process; LOCATED IN: chloroplast; EXPRESSED IN: 21 plant structures; EXPRESSED DURING: 13 growth stages; CONTAINS InterPro DOMAIN/s: Fructose-1,6-bisphosphatase (InterPro:IPR000146); BEST Arabidopsis thaliana protein match is: high cyclic electron flow 1 (TAIR:AT3G54050.2); Has 1807 Blast hits to 1807 proteins in 277 species: Archae - 0; Bacteria - 0; Metazoa - 736; Fungi - 347; Plants - 385; Viruses - 0; Other Eukaryotes - 339 (source: NCBI BLink).), with protein sequence MQSLTLTRYPTPISPPRLNLYPLRQIAASVLSAPTAGINRRDMASRHQSTSFKPLAVGRNLTGDDDDGYCTLIDFAGSGGGEGKNVGEDLVVLLYHLQHACKRIASLVASPFNSSLGKLSVNSSSGSDRDAPKPLDIVSNDIVLSSLRNSGKVAVMASEENDSPTWIKDDGPYVVVVDPLDGSRNIDASIPTGTIFGIYNRLVELDHLPVEEKAELNSLQRGSRLVASGYVLYSSATIFCVTLGSGTHAFTLDHSTGEFVLTHQNIKIPTRGQIYSVNDARYFDWPEGLRKYIDTVRQGKGQNPKKYSARYICSLVADLHRTLLYGGVAMNPRDHLRLVYEGNPLAFLVEQAGGKSSDGKRGILSIQPVKLHQRLPLFLGSLEDVAELESYGDVQQTVNPGYEV encoded by the exons ATGCAATCTCTTACCTTAACTCGGTACCCAACTCCAATTTCCCCGCCAAGACTCAATCTTTACCCGCTAAGACAAATCGCAGCTTCTGTTCTCTCTGCTCCGACCGCCGGTATTAACCGTCGCGATATGGCGTCTCGCCATCAGTCAACTTCCTTTAAGCCCCTTGCCGTTGGTCGGAATTTGAccggagatgatgatgatggttacTGTACTCTTATAGACTTTGCAG GtagtggaggaggagaagggaAAAATGTAGGAGAGGATCTTGTGGTGTTGCTTTACCACTTACAACATGCTTGCAAAAGAATCGCTTCTCTTGTCGCCTCTCCTTTCAATTCTTCACTCGGAAAGCTCTCTGTTAACTCCTCTAGTGGGTCAGACCGAGATGCGCCTAAGCCGCTCGATATTGTCTCG AACGATATCGTCTTGTCCTCTCTTAGAAACTCAGGGAAAGTAGCAGTAATGGCTTCTGAAGAAAACGATAGTCCAACTTGGATCAAAGATGATGGTCCTTACGTTGTGGTTGTAGATCCTCTAGATGGATCACGGAACATCGATGCTTCGATTCCCACGGGAACTATATTTGGAATTTACAATCGTCTCGTTGAGCTTGATCATTTACCTGTTGAAGAGAAAGCTGAGCTCAATTCTTTGCAGAGAGGCAGCAGGCTTGTAGCTTCCGGTTATGTGCTATACTCTTCAGCCACTATCTTCTGTGTTACACTTGGATCGGGAACACACGCCTTCACGCTAGACCATTCCACAGGAGAATTTGTTCTTACCCATCAAAACATCAAGATCCCAACTCGGG GACAAATCTACTCAGTGAACGATGCGAGGTACTTTGATTGGCCAGAAGGTTTAAGGAAGTACATTGACACAGTGAGACAAGGCAAAGGTCAAAACCCGAAAAAATACTCTGCGCGTTATATTTGTTCTCTAGTAGCTGATCTTCACAGGACTCTCTTATACGGTGGAGTGGCTATGAATCCAAGAGACCATCTTCGTTTAGTCTATGAAGGTAACCCTTTGGCTTTTCTCGTGGAGCAAGCTGGTGGCAAATCCTCTGATGGAAAAAGAGGGATACTTTCGATACAACCCGTGAAGCTTCACCAAAGATTGCCTCTGTTTCTTGGGAGCTTAGAGGATGTTGCTGAGCTAGAGAGCTATGGAGATGTGCAGCAGACTGTGAACCCTGGCTATGAAGTTTAA